One genomic region from Caulobacter sp. NIBR2454 encodes:
- a CDS encoding DUF2274 domain-containing protein, with the protein MTRPAKTALALGKIDLEEKTTDLRLKLKGKLAVDLADYQRAFAQANEQSLELEQLVPHILAAFIDADKGFQAWRKAQPASA; encoded by the coding sequence ATGACGCGCCCCGCCAAGACCGCCCTGGCCCTCGGCAAGATCGATCTCGAGGAGAAGACAACCGACCTGCGTTTGAAGCTGAAGGGCAAGCTCGCCGTTGACCTGGCCGACTACCAGCGCGCCTTCGCCCAGGCCAATGAGCAGAGCCTAGAGCTCGAACAGCTCGTCCCTCACATCCTCGCGGCCTTCATCGACGCCGACAAAGGCTTCCAGGCCTGGCGCAAGGCGCAGCCCGCAAGCGCCTGA
- the trbL gene encoding P-type conjugative transfer protein TrbL encodes MATADPAALDQFISAFTGQVGSGFGAIAGPVQGVLATLVVISITISAILWAIDETQNIMAALVRKILLIGFFAWLVTNWHSLTLTVINGFAKLGLQASGGGSIGDFTRAPTKAVEAGLSVVIDLIKYIGDLAQQNAGFGALMHIDMIIVAAVAAIGILLAFIILAIEIAVTIIEFYIVTLIAFVVVPFGVLSQTSFLAEKAIGYVVSVGFKFMALAVIAGVGINIFETYSLSPQPTVAEEAGLLLSAIFLMMLSLKVPAIAGAMISGGPQLNTGGALMGAAGVAAGAAGVGLAARAAGGAIASGWAGGGEKIAAARAASGSINSGGPRPNGGGGPSGGGMAADFARAPVSTMVAEGRAAGSRLFSSRNPSEGETPPPPPPDAPSSGSSVVSRAEARRGGGLAGAARDSAAAATAGGDGNGPGLSATPTRRDDEPEE; translated from the coding sequence ATGGCCACCGCAGATCCCGCAGCTCTAGACCAATTCATCAGTGCGTTCACCGGCCAGGTGGGCAGTGGCTTCGGAGCCATTGCGGGGCCCGTCCAGGGCGTCCTGGCGACATTGGTGGTCATCAGCATCACGATCTCAGCGATCCTTTGGGCGATCGACGAGACACAGAACATCATGGCTGCGCTCGTCAGGAAGATACTCCTGATCGGGTTCTTCGCCTGGCTAGTCACCAACTGGCACTCGCTGACCCTCACGGTCATCAATGGATTTGCGAAGCTAGGTCTGCAGGCCAGCGGCGGCGGCTCGATTGGCGATTTTACGCGGGCGCCAACTAAAGCCGTCGAAGCGGGCCTCTCGGTCGTAATCGACCTCATCAAGTACATTGGCGACCTTGCGCAGCAGAACGCCGGCTTCGGCGCGCTGATGCATATCGACATGATCATCGTCGCGGCCGTCGCCGCGATCGGCATCCTGTTGGCCTTCATAATTTTGGCGATCGAGATCGCCGTCACGATCATCGAATTCTACATCGTCACCCTGATCGCTTTCGTCGTGGTGCCGTTCGGAGTGCTCTCGCAGACCTCGTTTCTGGCCGAGAAAGCTATCGGCTACGTGGTCTCCGTCGGGTTCAAGTTCATGGCTCTCGCTGTGATCGCGGGCGTCGGGATCAACATCTTCGAGACCTACTCGCTATCGCCTCAGCCGACCGTGGCTGAGGAAGCCGGACTGCTGCTGTCGGCGATCTTCTTGATGATGTTGTCGCTCAAAGTGCCCGCGATCGCTGGTGCCATGATTTCTGGTGGTCCGCAGTTGAACACGGGTGGTGCTCTTATGGGCGCTGCCGGTGTTGCTGCCGGCGCAGCGGGCGTCGGTCTCGCGGCCCGTGCTGCTGGCGGAGCCATCGCCAGCGGCTGGGCAGGCGGCGGTGAGAAGATAGCGGCAGCCCGCGCCGCGTCTGGAAGCATCAATTCAGGAGGCCCTCGTCCAAATGGTGGAGGTGGGCCCAGCGGTGGAGGCATGGCGGCCGACTTCGCCAGGGCTCCGGTTTCGACGATGGTCGCTGAAGGTCGAGCGGCCGGTAGCCGCCTCTTCTCCTCCCGCAATCCTAGTGAAGGCGAGACGCCCCCTCCCCCGCCGCCGGATGCGCCATCGTCTGGTTCCTCCGTCGTCTCGCGGGCCGAGGCTCGCCGTGGCGGCGGGCTGGCAGGCGCTGCCCGGGACAGTGCCGCTGCGGCCACGGCCGGGGGAGATGGAAACGGGCCTGGCCTGAGCGCCACACCAACCCGTCGCGATGACGAACCTGAAGAGTGA
- the trbF gene encoding conjugal transfer protein TrbF yields the protein MNPFKRPNDRYGSSAPIESPYLRASREWDMRIGSAVVQAKNWRMAAFGGLGLAALALGGFIYEANNTNIATYVVPIDRYARPGRIELAGRTYEPTTAEIGYFLADWVRRTRSKSIDPIVIRDNWTGAYHFVSGPAIGQLNAFAKANDPFANAGTQAVNVEIVSVLPRSPHTYQVQWRETQFNAGTSSATEAWTGLFTTKVVAPKNEAELRANPLGIYITEFQWSREL from the coding sequence ATGAACCCCTTCAAACGACCTAATGACCGCTACGGCAGCTCAGCCCCCATCGAGAGCCCATACCTGCGCGCCTCCCGCGAGTGGGACATGCGCATCGGCTCGGCTGTGGTGCAGGCCAAGAACTGGCGGATGGCGGCGTTCGGGGGCCTGGGGCTCGCGGCCCTGGCGCTGGGCGGATTTATCTACGAGGCCAACAACACCAACATCGCCACCTACGTCGTGCCCATCGACCGCTATGCGCGGCCGGGCCGTATCGAGCTTGCGGGGCGCACCTACGAGCCGACCACGGCCGAGATCGGCTACTTCCTCGCCGATTGGGTTCGGCGGACGCGCTCGAAGAGCATCGATCCCATCGTCATCCGGGACAACTGGACCGGCGCCTATCACTTCGTGTCCGGGCCAGCGATCGGGCAGCTCAACGCCTTCGCCAAGGCCAACGACCCTTTCGCAAACGCGGGCACCCAGGCGGTCAACGTCGAGATCGTGTCGGTCCTGCCGCGCAGTCCGCACACCTACCAGGTCCAGTGGCGCGAGACGCAGTTCAATGCCGGCACGTCGAGCGCGACGGAGGCCTGGACGGGGCTGTTCACCACCAAGGTCGTGGCGCCGAAGAACGAGGCCGAGCTGAGGGCCAATCCGCTGGGGATCTACATCACCGAGTTTCAATGGAGTCGTGAGCTATGA
- the trbG gene encoding P-type conjugative transfer protein TrbG, with the protein MSALSPRRLSLGAAAGLLILLAASESPSVAQTATPRPTLPVAARPTPAAPVALAQAATPPRPVPRRRTAPRTYARQTALTTVQSANSSARDYPSAGAYVNAALYYDFEPGRLYTVHTSPRFLTAISLRPGEKLISKAAGDTVRWVLGETVQGSGATQQVIVMVKPIRGGLRTNIILTTDQRTYLLDAVSYEGDTYTSVISWNYPQEEARERQAAQAAETQGVAASGLAVDSLHFGYRIKANGFRAPRWQPVRVFDDGLKTYIQFPRDMATTEAPPLFLIGPDKQAQLVNYRSLGGYYVVDRLIDVAELRLGEGKQTVVRITRTGEGGRS; encoded by the coding sequence ATGAGCGCCTTGTCCCCCAGACGGCTTTCCTTGGGCGCTGCGGCCGGCCTGCTCATTCTGTTGGCCGCGTCTGAGAGTCCCTCGGTCGCCCAGACGGCGACGCCCCGACCGACTCTCCCTGTGGCGGCTCGGCCGACACCGGCGGCGCCTGTCGCCTTGGCTCAGGCCGCGACGCCGCCTCGGCCCGTCCCAAGACGCCGCACGGCGCCGCGCACCTATGCACGGCAGACGGCGCTGACGACCGTACAGTCCGCCAACAGCAGCGCCCGCGACTACCCCAGCGCCGGGGCCTATGTGAATGCGGCCCTCTACTACGATTTTGAGCCTGGACGGCTCTACACCGTCCACACCAGCCCGCGCTTCCTTACGGCGATCTCGCTTCGCCCCGGCGAAAAGCTGATCTCCAAGGCGGCGGGCGACACGGTTCGCTGGGTGCTGGGTGAGACCGTCCAAGGCTCGGGCGCGACCCAGCAGGTCATCGTGATGGTCAAGCCGATCCGCGGCGGCCTGCGCACCAACATCATCCTGACGACCGACCAGCGCACCTACCTGCTCGACGCGGTCAGCTATGAGGGCGACACCTACACCAGCGTTATCAGCTGGAACTATCCGCAGGAGGAGGCCCGCGAGCGGCAGGCCGCTCAGGCGGCCGAAACCCAGGGGGTGGCGGCCTCGGGCCTTGCGGTGGACTCGCTGCACTTCGGCTATCGCATCAAGGCCAACGGCTTTCGCGCGCCGCGCTGGCAGCCGGTTCGCGTCTTCGATGACGGGCTAAAGACCTACATCCAGTTTCCGCGCGACATGGCCACGACTGAGGCCCCGCCGCTGTTCTTGATCGGACCCGACAAGCAGGCCCAGCTCGTCAACTACCGCTCCCTTGGCGGCTACTACGTCGTGGACCGACTGATCGACGTCGCGGAGCTGAGGCTTGGCGAGGGCAAGCAGACCGTCGTGCGGATCACCCGCACCGGCGAAGGGGGCCGCTCGTGA
- a CDS encoding TrbI/VirB10 family protein: MTHLPPDPPLGSQPRKAPPESVLAAPRNPVTRWNRKYLIAGATGLAGIVALGFYLGFGGAHAPQARPEAMTDAAYTGQVQTPAISTKYAAGYADPALQAQALPGTAALPPPEGSPGALPAGAPPPAPPPAQVDPAVQAAREQALAARTSGPFFGGPPPAAAAPPSADLAALAGPIGASAGGAGEPAAAEVQPANGQAAKRQFAANARTDDYLTNPLQPALSPWEVKAGSIISAALVTAINSDLPGQVIAQVTEPVYDHRTGRTVLIPQGSRLIGQYDSQIAYGQNRALIAWNRIIMPDGRSINIGSMAGADLSGAAGLQDKTDGHFGQLARGVILSTLFSVGAAAAQDAGNRSSGALVINSAASGVSNSAQQVGQQITGRDLNRQPTLRVRAGWPVRVLVSKDMILAPYP; this comes from the coding sequence GTGACCCATCTTCCGCCCGACCCGCCTCTGGGCTCCCAGCCACGCAAGGCGCCGCCGGAGAGCGTCCTGGCCGCGCCTCGTAATCCCGTCACGCGCTGGAACCGCAAGTATTTGATCGCCGGGGCGACGGGCTTGGCTGGAATCGTGGCGCTCGGCTTCTACCTCGGCTTCGGCGGCGCGCACGCGCCTCAAGCCCGCCCGGAGGCGATGACGGACGCGGCCTACACCGGCCAGGTCCAGACGCCGGCGATCTCCACCAAATACGCGGCGGGCTATGCCGATCCCGCGTTGCAGGCTCAAGCCCTGCCGGGGACGGCGGCCTTGCCGCCGCCCGAAGGCTCGCCGGGCGCATTGCCCGCCGGCGCGCCGCCTCCGGCTCCCCCGCCGGCGCAGGTCGATCCTGCCGTTCAGGCCGCGCGTGAGCAGGCGCTCGCCGCCCGGACGTCCGGGCCGTTCTTTGGCGGGCCGCCCCCAGCGGCGGCTGCACCGCCGTCCGCCGATCTCGCTGCGCTGGCTGGGCCGATCGGTGCGTCCGCCGGGGGCGCCGGGGAGCCGGCCGCCGCCGAGGTGCAGCCGGCCAATGGCCAGGCCGCCAAGCGCCAGTTCGCGGCCAACGCCCGGACAGACGACTATCTGACCAATCCCCTGCAGCCGGCGCTGAGTCCTTGGGAGGTGAAGGCCGGCAGCATCATCTCGGCCGCCTTGGTGACGGCCATCAATTCCGACCTGCCGGGCCAGGTGATCGCCCAGGTCACTGAGCCTGTCTATGACCACAGGACCGGGCGAACCGTGTTGATCCCACAGGGCTCACGGCTGATCGGCCAGTACGACAGCCAGATCGCCTACGGCCAGAACCGGGCCCTGATCGCCTGGAACCGGATCATCATGCCCGATGGCCGTTCCATCAACATCGGCTCGATGGCGGGCGCCGATCTGTCGGGCGCGGCCGGCTTGCAGGACAAGACCGACGGACACTTCGGCCAACTGGCGCGGGGGGTGATCCTCTCGACCTTGTTCAGTGTCGGGGCGGCCGCCGCCCAGGACGCCGGCAACAGGAGCTCCGGCGCGCTGGTCATCAACTCGGCCGCCAGCGGGGTTTCCAACTCTGCTCAGCAAGTCGGCCAGCAGATCACGGGCCGCGATCTCAATCGCCAGCCCACCCTGCGTGTCCGGGCCGGATGGCCCGTCCGTGTGCTTGTCAGCAAGGACATGATCCTCGCCCCGTATCCGTAA